A genome region from Paradevosia shaoguanensis includes the following:
- a CDS encoding gamma-glutamyl-gamma-aminobutyrate hydrolase family protein has product MPISAKPVIGVIACNRMVEGEAAQTVKARYVEAVQKYAGAIPLICPSIDDAAQAETIISRLDGILLTGSNSNIEPSRYGGETGRAPFDPNRDGMSRALILAAIAARKPVFGVCRGLQEINVALGGTLVDQRDGGTIEHPHHAPDGVSLEEMFGFGHEVAVEPGSVLAEVTGATRLPVNSVHYQMIGALGEGLVVNARAEDGVVEAVSSAPDASPILAVQWHPEWRPDNRPHDLAFWRRVGEISRG; this is encoded by the coding sequence ATGCCCATCTCCGCCAAGCCCGTGATCGGCGTCATTGCCTGCAACCGCATGGTAGAGGGCGAAGCCGCCCAGACCGTCAAGGCGCGCTATGTCGAAGCCGTGCAGAAATACGCCGGCGCCATTCCGCTGATCTGTCCGAGCATCGATGACGCAGCGCAGGCGGAAACGATCATCTCGCGCCTCGACGGCATCCTCCTGACCGGCTCGAACTCGAATATCGAGCCCAGCCGCTATGGCGGTGAAACCGGCCGCGCACCCTTCGACCCTAACCGCGATGGCATGTCCCGTGCGCTGATCCTGGCCGCCATCGCGGCGCGTAAACCCGTATTCGGCGTCTGTCGCGGCCTTCAGGAAATCAACGTCGCGCTTGGCGGCACGCTGGTCGATCAGCGCGACGGCGGCACGATCGAACACCCCCATCACGCTCCCGATGGCGTATCGCTCGAGGAGATGTTCGGCTTCGGGCACGAGGTGGCGGTCGAGCCGGGCTCGGTCCTCGCCGAGGTCACGGGCGCAACGCGCCTGCCGGTCAACTCCGTGCACTACCAGATGATCGGCGCGCTGGGAGAGGGGCTCGTGGTCAATGCCCGCGCCGAGGATGGCGTCGTCGAGGCCGTTTCGAGCGCTCCCGACGCCTCGCCGATCCTGGCGGTGCAGTGGCACCCGGAATGGCGGCCCGATAACCGCCCGCACGACCTTGCATTCTGGCGCCGCGTAGGCGAGATCAGCCGCGGCTGA
- a CDS encoding DUF3830 family protein, whose product MTDKKLYLKFVDANVQGIISLYWDNAPETCKAIWGALEKPIRWQTTHAIFSGPEIMMGIPEENRNFDPTKLPPENQTIIPEAGELLWYYQPKNFFKIDPTEFWEVGMFYAHGGRTFGPTGWIPCTYFGRMTEGLDAVAEQCRKIRIEGAKIVEFGRLA is encoded by the coding sequence ATGACCGACAAGAAGCTCTATCTCAAATTCGTCGATGCCAATGTCCAGGGCATCATTTCGCTTTATTGGGACAATGCGCCCGAGACCTGCAAGGCCATCTGGGGAGCGCTGGAGAAGCCGATCCGCTGGCAGACCACCCACGCCATCTTCTCGGGCCCGGAAATCATGATGGGCATTCCGGAAGAAAACCGCAATTTCGACCCGACCAAGCTGCCGCCGGAGAACCAGACCATCATTCCGGAAGCCGGCGAGCTGCTCTGGTACTATCAGCCCAAGAACTTCTTCAAGATCGACCCCACCGAGTTCTGGGAAGTCGGCATGTTCTACGCCCATGGCGGGCGCACGTTCGGCCCGACGGGCTGGATTCCGTGCACCTATTTCGGCCGCATGACCGAAGGGCTCGACGCCGTCGCCGAACAATGCCGCAAGATCCGCATTGAAGGCGCCAAGATCGTCGAGTTCGGCCGCCTGGCCTGA
- a CDS encoding ABC transporter substrate-binding protein encodes MKAQFGIALLGLSALLSGTAFAQENTLTINSFGGAYEEAHRKCVITPFEEATGAKVNVVTAYSADAFAQLRAQKDAPQFDVIHFSGGQEIVGAAEGLLAPIDPAKLSNAGDLYDFAKANLAKGEGPAYSIAAIGLVYNSEKAPTAPTKWTDLLDPAFGEHLVLTDISNGYGMLSFLMLNKAEGGDLNNIQPGLDAVTKLLKGGAIVVSTSPEIQQEFAQNDAWIAPYASDYAFTLRNAGLPAKFVQGAEGTPASYITANLVANRPNQDLALKFIDMTISKEAQACFAEALRYSPTNSKVELSPEVAADVAYGAEGVAGLIRFDPATIEANRKDWVEAWNKAIAQ; translated from the coding sequence ATGAAGGCACAATTCGGTATCGCGCTGCTCGGCCTGTCCGCCCTGCTCTCCGGCACGGCGTTCGCTCAGGAGAACACGCTCACCATCAACTCTTTCGGCGGCGCCTACGAAGAAGCGCACCGCAAGTGCGTGATCACCCCGTTCGAGGAAGCCACCGGCGCCAAGGTCAACGTCGTCACTGCCTATTCGGCTGACGCCTTCGCCCAGTTGCGCGCCCAGAAGGATGCGCCGCAGTTCGACGTGATCCACTTCTCCGGCGGCCAGGAAATCGTGGGCGCGGCCGAAGGCCTGCTCGCCCCGATCGATCCGGCAAAGCTCTCCAATGCCGGCGACCTCTACGATTTCGCCAAGGCCAACCTCGCCAAGGGCGAAGGTCCGGCCTATTCGATCGCGGCCATCGGCCTCGTCTACAATTCCGAGAAGGCCCCGACCGCTCCCACCAAGTGGACCGACCTGCTCGACCCGGCATTCGGCGAGCATCTGGTGCTGACCGACATCTCGAACGGCTACGGCATGCTGAGCTTCCTCATGCTCAACAAGGCCGAAGGCGGCGACCTCAACAACATCCAGCCGGGCCTCGATGCGGTGACCAAGCTCCTCAAGGGCGGCGCCATAGTGGTTTCGACCTCGCCGGAAATCCAGCAGGAATTCGCCCAGAACGACGCCTGGATCGCCCCCTACGCTTCCGACTACGCCTTCACCCTGCGCAATGCCGGCTTGCCGGCCAAGTTCGTCCAGGGCGCCGAAGGCACTCCGGCCAGCTACATCACGGCCAACCTCGTCGCCAACCGTCCCAACCAGGACCTGGCGCTCAAGTTCATCGACATGACCATCTCCAAGGAAGCACAGGCGTGCTTTGCGGAGGCGTTGCGCTACTCCCCGACCAATTCCAAGGTGGAACTCTCTCCTGAAGTAGCCGCTGACGTGGCCTATGGCGCCGAAGGCGTCGCCGGCCTCATCCGTTTCGACCCCGCGACCATCGAGGCCAATCGCAAGGACTGGGTCGAAGCCTGGAACAAGGCTATCGCTCAGTAA
- the gabT gene encoding 4-aminobutyrate--2-oxoglutarate transaminase — translation MSTNAELLTRRNAAVPRGVAHTTAIAAERALNSEIWDSEGKRYVDFAGGIAVLNTGHRHPKVIAAVQKQLEQFTHTCFQVVLYEPYVELAEKLNAIVPIEGPKKTILLSTGAEATENAVKIARAATSRAGVIAFTGGFHGRTIVASAMTGKVVPYKLGLGPTVPDVWHVPFPSPASGVTVEEALRYLDFLFKADVAPSRVAAIIIEPVQGEGGFHEAPVELMVALRRICDTHGIVLIADEVQTGYGRTGKMFAMEHYPVMPDLMTIAKSLAGGFPLSAVTGRAAIMDAADPGGLGGTYAGNPVACAAALAVLEVFEEEKLLDRANAIGARLKHRLAALETRNDLVPVKFARGPGAMVAFDIVKDRGGSEPDAEATKRVVQRAWQGGLVLLSCGVNANTIRILVPLTASDAIVDEGLDLLEAALRQEA, via the coding sequence ATGTCCACCAATGCCGAGCTCCTGACCCGCCGCAATGCCGCCGTGCCGCGCGGAGTCGCCCATACTACCGCCATCGCCGCCGAGCGTGCGCTCAATTCCGAGATCTGGGATAGCGAGGGCAAGCGCTACGTGGATTTCGCCGGCGGCATTGCCGTGCTCAATACCGGCCACCGCCACCCCAAGGTGATCGCGGCCGTGCAGAAGCAGCTCGAGCAGTTCACCCATACCTGCTTCCAGGTCGTGCTCTACGAGCCCTATGTGGAACTGGCCGAAAAGCTCAACGCCATCGTCCCCATCGAGGGGCCCAAGAAGACCATCCTGCTTTCGACAGGCGCCGAGGCGACCGAGAACGCGGTGAAGATCGCGCGCGCCGCCACCAGCCGGGCCGGCGTCATTGCCTTTACCGGAGGTTTCCACGGCCGCACCATCGTAGCGAGCGCCATGACGGGCAAGGTCGTGCCCTATAAGCTCGGCCTCGGACCGACGGTGCCGGACGTCTGGCACGTGCCGTTCCCGTCGCCCGCCAGCGGTGTGACCGTCGAGGAGGCGCTGCGCTATCTCGATTTCCTCTTCAAGGCCGACGTCGCTCCCTCGCGCGTTGCCGCCATCATCATCGAGCCCGTGCAGGGCGAGGGCGGCTTCCACGAGGCGCCGGTCGAACTCATGGTGGCGCTGCGCCGCATCTGCGACACCCACGGCATCGTGCTCATCGCCGATGAAGTGCAGACCGGGTACGGGCGCACCGGCAAGATGTTCGCCATGGAACACTATCCGGTCATGCCGGACCTGATGACCATCGCTAAGAGCCTCGCCGGCGGCTTCCCGCTCTCGGCCGTCACCGGTCGCGCTGCCATCATGGATGCGGCCGATCCCGGCGGGCTGGGCGGCACCTATGCCGGCAATCCCGTAGCCTGTGCGGCCGCGCTCGCGGTGCTCGAGGTCTTCGAGGAAGAAAAGCTCCTCGACCGCGCCAACGCCATCGGCGCGCGCCTCAAGCATCGGCTCGCGGCCCTCGAGACCCGCAACGATCTGGTCCCCGTCAAGTTCGCGCGCGGTCCGGGCGCGATGGTCGCCTTCGACATCGTCAAGGATCGCGGCGGCAGCGAGCCCGATGCGGAGGCCACCAAACGCGTCGTACAGCGGGCCTGGCAGGGCGGCCTCGTGCTACTCTCCTGTGGCGTCAACGCCAACACCATCCGCATCCTCGTGCCGCTCACTGCCTCCGATGCCATCGTCGATGAGGGCCTAGACCTCCTCGAAGCTGCCTTGCGCCAGGAGGCTTGA
- a CDS encoding LysR substrate-binding domain-containing protein, whose protein sequence is MPLSLPPLVALRAFEAVGRLGSIGAAADELCVSHSVVSRHVANLEARLGVDLVEPRGRSVALTPTGSAYLARISRAFEAISRATQDLRPTRIHRLDIRCIPGLANRSLLKHLGALEERVPDTEIMLQPTLAHPDLLAGEADAEIVYSEDLRLAEGLAAQLVMRPRVFPVASPAFLDRFGGGAELSDLRRLPLIHEESTEQWERWLEAAGLPPAAPLKGMRLWHAHLAIEAARLGQGVALANEALAADDLQSGALVEIGNTEIRLGGYYLVAAARRWDDADIRAVRDWLQALYSPITIGA, encoded by the coding sequence ATGCCCCTTAGCCTGCCCCCGCTCGTTGCCCTGCGTGCCTTCGAGGCCGTGGGGCGGCTTGGCAGCATCGGGGCGGCTGCCGACGAGCTCTGCGTCAGCCACTCGGTCGTCTCGCGGCACGTTGCCAATCTCGAGGCGCGGCTGGGTGTCGATCTCGTCGAGCCGCGCGGCCGCAGCGTCGCGCTGACCCCCACCGGCAGCGCCTATCTTGCGCGCATCTCCCGCGCCTTCGAGGCCATCTCGCGGGCGACGCAGGACCTTAGGCCGACCCGCATCCACCGCCTCGACATCCGCTGCATTCCCGGCCTCGCCAATCGCAGCCTCTTGAAGCATCTCGGTGCCCTCGAGGAGCGCGTTCCCGATACCGAGATCATGCTGCAGCCGACCCTGGCCCATCCCGATCTCCTCGCCGGCGAAGCCGATGCCGAGATCGTCTACAGCGAGGACCTCAGGCTCGCCGAAGGCCTTGCCGCCCAGCTCGTCATGCGTCCCCGTGTCTTCCCGGTGGCGAGCCCGGCTTTTCTCGATCGGTTCGGCGGCGGGGCGGAACTTTCCGATCTCCGGCGCCTGCCGCTGATCCACGAGGAATCGACCGAGCAATGGGAGCGCTGGCTCGAGGCGGCCGGACTGCCGCCCGCGGCGCCGCTCAAGGGCATGCGCCTCTGGCACGCCCACCTCGCCATCGAGGCGGCACGGCTCGGCCAGGGCGTTGCGCTCGCCAACGAAGCGCTGGCGGCCGATGACCTCCAGTCCGGGGCGCTGGTCGAGATCGGCAATACCGAGATCCGGTTGGGCGGCTATTACCTCGTCGCCGCCGCGCGGCGCTGGGATGACGCCGACATTCGCGCCGTTCGCGATTGGCTGCAGGCCCTTTATTCGCCAATCACGATTGGTGCGTAA
- a CDS encoding ABC transporter permease, translating to MTDRAENLILALPGLLLLALAFFLPIAQMLVLSVEGANGPTLEHFVRFLSDPFYLGVLWRTVRLSFIITVICAAIGFPLAYIMARVGPRARLWLIVMVILPLMTSVVVRTFGWMVILSRGGLIPALLRDFGLVGRNFALMQTEAAVVIGMVQVLLPFMTLSILGVITRIDRRLEEAARTMGCSFLQTLRTVVFPLSLPGLVAGSLLCFTLSASSFVTPNLLGGTRIQVLAASIYKSVTQVLDWPFAAAQAVILFVGILLVLAPYVKMTARNDG from the coding sequence ATGACGGATCGCGCGGAAAACCTCATTCTGGCCCTCCCGGGACTTCTCCTGCTGGCCCTGGCCTTCTTCCTGCCCATCGCCCAGATGCTGGTGCTGTCGGTCGAAGGCGCCAACGGCCCCACTCTCGAACACTTCGTCCGTTTCCTCAGCGACCCGTTTTACCTGGGCGTGCTCTGGCGCACGGTTCGCCTCTCCTTCATCATCACCGTCATCTGCGCGGCGATCGGCTTCCCCCTGGCCTACATCATGGCCCGCGTCGGTCCTCGTGCGCGGCTCTGGCTCATCGTCATGGTCATCCTGCCGCTGATGACGAGTGTCGTCGTGCGCACCTTCGGCTGGATGGTGATCCTCAGCCGAGGCGGACTGATCCCCGCTCTCCTGCGCGATTTCGGCCTTGTCGGCCGCAACTTCGCGCTGATGCAGACCGAGGCAGCCGTGGTCATCGGCATGGTGCAGGTGCTGCTGCCCTTCATGACCCTCTCGATCCTGGGCGTCATCACCCGCATCGATCGCCGGCTCGAAGAAGCGGCGCGCACCATGGGCTGCAGCTTCCTCCAGACGCTGCGCACCGTGGTGTTCCCACTCTCGCTTCCGGGGCTCGTGGCGGGCTCCCTGCTCTGCTTCACGCTCTCGGCCTCCTCCTTCGTGACCCCCAACCTTCTCGGCGGCACGCGTATCCAGGTGCTGGCTGCCTCGATCTACAAGTCCGTGACGCAGGTCCTAGATTGGCCCTTCGCCGCCGCCCAGGCCGTGATCCTTTTCGTCGGCATCCTGCTGGTGCTGGCCCCCTATGTGAAAATGACGGCGCGCAACGATGGTTAG